From the Glycine max cultivar Williams 82 chromosome 11, Glycine_max_v4.0, whole genome shotgun sequence genome, the window AACTAAGCGGGACAGCATAATAACAAAAGGAAGAacggtttatttattttaatattttgccGTGTCAGGGGAATTTCcatttgagaatattttttataagagttatatatgtttttatatattccttttaaaaatatatttttatgtattgataatgtaaacaaacaacaaaaataattatttttagaggTTATATGTATTGAATAATCTTATGAGATGATAAACTAtccaatataaaataattttacattcttaTCAAACTTATAAGctgatatatatgataaatttaataatttttataataattattttaattttatacgaataaaaatagtataaaaatataaaattattttacattaatcatatttattggcattaaactttaattttattgcattgtaaattttatgtgataaattttgcagaaagaaaaagaaatatataaacaaatcaaTGATGTgataaatagatataaaaaagtattttgatgTAACTCATGTGATTTtgaagttattataaaaaaataataatcttatttaaaaaatattttagatataactcatgacttttaaatttattataaaaaatcattataaaaagattatcataaaaataataatcttatcTTGAAGATAGCATTATCTATaactatataaatataattgagtgttttaatatatacatttttatatttatttattcttataattacaTCAATGATGATTATTTTATCCATATAATAACTACtacatttataaattatctactaacttttattattgtttttatttaaaaaatgaaaaaataattagacaCTAAATGTCTATTTTCCCTACTTCAtatgtaaattaaatataacagCAAATTAAACTCACGTttcttaaaattgaataaaatttcacttaaaatctTCTGTCTTTTTTAACCGTCGatagttttttcttaatttcttatacaagtattaaaaattaatggaCGAGACAGAGTAATGAAGCCAAAAAAAGAGGAGAGATGTGGTTAAACACGATTATAGATAAAAGCCTCGGTCTGAGGAATACCAAACCCCAAATACAGATCCATCTAATACTTTCTCCTTCCTTTTTaccttgttttgttttttcactCTTTGGCCATTTTTCCTATTCATTCTTTTGAGTCCCGACCAAAACCCTAATCGAGTTCGATTGCAAAACATCTCAGTTTTTGAATTCCACCTTCTCCGACCAGTAAGGCTCTTCTCTCTAACACCTCTCTCTTCATCGAAAGTTTAAATCATCTCACGTTACACTTTTTATTTGGATCCGATCGCGGAcgaaattctttttaattttgttaagaaaCAAGGAtgtttaattattgatattatgatttttttttttacggtgtAGTTAAGGAGGCTTCTCATCGGTTTTGTCTGATAgctcttttaattttctttctacGGTTGAATTACTTGTTCAAACGATTTATGAATTTCATTAGTTTTGCTTGTATTTAGGGTATTTTCTCGATTCCTTTACCACATTTTTGCCCCTTAATGATTGATTGTCGCATGCACTCGTTGTTTGTTGCTTCTTTTTTGACAAATCTATATTGGAATCTGTTTTCTTTCGTAACTGGCCTTATTTCAGTAAATTTCTTTCGTCGCTGTTaatattaagttctttttttttatcggatATCTATAGTTGTATTAAATTCCAATTTCTCTATACATTATCAGATGGCTGCCAAACCTCTTACTACCGAGGCGATTGCGCTTACGGAAAAGAAGATGGACATGACACTAGGTGTGCTTAATAATAGAACCTTTTgaaaaatgactatttttttttctcttgcccTTTCTCACATATCTAATATCCATCACCTGTTGATATTGATAGATGACATAATCAAAATGTCTAAAAACCCGAAGAATAAGAAGCAAAGAAGGGTTCCGGTAagtatttgttttcaaaaattgtttttccctttcttgTTATGTCGTTGCTTTGTAATATTCGTGGTGGTCACCTTTTCACTTGATTTTTATACCTTTACAGAACAAAAGtcaaaaattttcaaacaattttACTCAGGATAAGTCTGCAAAGGTCCAGCGTTATATGGAATCGAGATCTTCTCTTAGACAGGTGCATTGGTTTATGAAAAGCATAGTTATTTGAAGCTTCTTATATTGTGTTGGTGTACTTGtctctaatatttttatttttaaatattgtaatCAGGGGGCTCTTGCAAAAAGAAGGTCTAATTTCCAGGGAAACCAATTTCCTGCTGCAGTTGAAGTTGCGCGAAAAGCTGTTACTGCTCCTCTGCACAATAGAGTCCCTAATCGTAATAGGGTGGCTAACTGGAATAAAACAaggtattatattttgtttaattgtattttgttgccTTTGTTTACTGTTAGAATGGGAGAGACATTCAAGGGCTGAACATTTAACCCTGAATGATGTTCTTGTGTGTTGTGGTATTCATATTGATaatcttgaattaatttttgcAGGTAAAACACGGCCCATCTTAACGTGCCTTCCATATCTAAGATTTTTTTTGCTCTGCAAAAGGAGCGAGTTTGACATCATGAATGAGGGCCAGCCATGTTATGGAATTCTGAATTTGAATGCTTGCATTATAATCTCATAAAACTATTGTCCAAACTCATGGTTTGAGTGGGTTAAGTTGAATGTTACTAAGGATGTTCATGTAGATAATTGGAGTTACATTGGCTGGTGATGCAAATGGGTTACTAGTTAAATGGAGTCTGGTTCAGTGGAAACACATTGCTAGAAAAGATAGCTTAACATTATTTTCGAAGTATCTCATCCTAGTGTGAAGGAGGGTACTGTGGTATCATCACATATGCACAAAAGTCAGGACAATAAATTGTTGATATATAGTGGCTGCCTCATGAAACAACTCTGCATTATTTCAGTTGTTTAGAAGCAAGTGTAGTGATTGTGGCAGTAACTAACTAAGCATGCTTTTTTTTGAGAATTAACCATTTTGAAAGGATGAGGTCATCTTAGCATTACATTTATGGCCACTCTCCTTTAGACTTGTTCCTTCATTATGAGAATTGGTACTTTCATTGGCTGTCAGTATCCCTTGTGCTTGGGTTTTGATTCTTGCTGATCCTATCTATTTGCTATAAAATTTCTCCAGTACGATATGATATTGGCTCTATCACCTGATGATTTCTCCAAGTTGAGTTAATACTGCAAGGATGCATGCACTTGCTATGAAAATGTGGGTCATGGTATCATTTTGTCAATAGGGGCCCTCCGAAAATTGCAACATGccacattaatatttttgtgttgGCTGTTTCTTCTAAGTTAGTTACTGTTTCAAACATAGGCCACGTAAGTGAAATTCTCTGTTCATTCTATGGGATTAAGAAACTATTTTTATGTGACCAAGAATCTGGAGTCTCTTCTTCATCGGTTTGGCATTGAAGAAGACCTTTTGTGATtggaaatcaagtaaatcaatGGGGAGTTCTTGTGGGTCTGGTAAACATCGTGGGGGCATGGTGATCATTTTGTTTTGAGCTCTTTTAGTCCTCGCAGAGGTGCCATAAAGTGGTTGCTGATGGGGAAACACTAACCTTGTCACCGTGCagataaattttcttcccacttTACTGTGATATGATCTCTGTGGAAACTTTAAATTCTTAAGTGGTCTACTTTCATACAACAGCCTCCACGATTGTAAGTTTTGTACAGCAGGCCAAATTGTTGGGTGCTAGTACAAACCCACCAAGATGATGTTGCAACTAGCAGGTTACTGTGGAAATTTTGGCAGTAGTTCACCGACACTGAGATTTTCTTCAACTATGTGACCAGTATTCTCTTTTtgcttaaattattttcttctttctttatagtTGGATATAGATAGAATCTGACGGTAAGTGACTCAACTTTTCTTGTTAGAGATGTTACTGAGTGGTGTCTGTTCTATTGCAAAATAGTCGGTGGTACTGGGCATCTTAATGCTACTGATCTTGATGGagtattttaaatgttttgtgTTTCTACACCTGGATTaccctcttttcttttctggGTGCAGATTTCAAGTTCCTGTAGGTCAGAGAAGGGCTGCTAATGGAGGCTTTGCTGCTAAGGTATTTCTTTACTGGTTTTGTGTCTGTTTTCTAGCTTTGTATGATGtattcaagataaaaaaaaatgtcaccaatttgaaggaatttcagTAGTGTAACCATATAAATGTTTTGTATGGCTATGTGGATTATTGGTTATTTTGAATAGGGCGGTGTTTATGCTCTATCTATTTGTTTCACTCAATGTTGATTATCGATGTGGTCCATGTGCATCTTAATTGAAGTTCGTGCTATTTATCTGTTCATtccataatttaacattttcataaatttgtaGCAGCAACCACTTCCTTCCCCTCAGAAGCAGCAAGAGAATGTGGATATAATGCCAAAGCAAAAGCCTCAGACGCTGGATTCACTGTTTGCAAACATGAAGGAGCAAAGAATGAGAGTTTTGTCAATGCAGAATAATGCTGTGCAACGCAATGGAGGTGGAAATAGGAGGCTCCCATGGGGAAGAGGCCGATTTGGCAACTAAGATGTTTACACAATGGGAATTTCATGATATCACCGTTTGAACCTATGTCCTGCTGCGTCCTGATTCCTGGGTTGATGCAAGTGAAAAATTTCTTTAATGCAGAAGAAAACTCTAGATTCCCCCCCCCCCAAGTTGGATTATCTTTCCCCTTTTCATTTGAATGCACTTCTTCGTTTGCTCGTCTGTTGTAAATTAGTTTCTTCCGTGGCTTAATGTTTGACGGCGATTCTTGTTTGTGGTCTGTCTTATGTGGACACAATTCCTAGCAGTTACAACATAATGTCATTTGAGTGGTCTTTGGCCCCCTAGCAGGTTATCTGTACCGTTACAAATTAATGGTCCACACATACAGGATTTATGTACTTTTAGGTTATTAGCATAATAGTTGAAcaattgaattaataaattaattatgttatgaaatgattaatattgttatatgcaatattaaaaattttaatgtaaatttatataataaattttataacaattaattttgatgtaatgattgattaatttatatatataaatttttatgaaatttataatttttatttaaaatttatatattttaaaaaatacattattagatgaaaatgtattatttaaaattttggtgttattataattaattttgatttaataataaatttatatatatatataaattataaataaattaattattagattaaagttAATTgtatattatgtaaatttatatatacattaaatatatattaaaaaaatttaatgtttgatTTATTAGTTAAGTTAATTAGAGtgttacatttaaaattattttatactgagGGAATAGTATTAAATTTTACCTTACCAAATAATTCTCACTAAGCAATCCACTAAttcattacttaaaaaaaatatttttaaaattgtgaatatttaattaattatcgtCAAACATAtggaaaataatatatgtattgatatttgataatatGAATAGTTTTTATGCtattaata encodes:
- the LOC102659628 gene encoding uncharacterized protein isoform X1, producing the protein MAAKPLTTEAIALTEKKMDMTLDDIIKMSKNPKNKKQRRVPNKSQKFSNNFTQDKSAKVQRYMESRSSLRQGALAKRRSNFQGNQFPAAVEVARKAVTAPLHNRVPNRNRVANWNKTRFQVPVGQRRAANGGFAAKQQPLPSPQKQQENVDIMPKQKPQTLDSLFANMKEQRMRVLSMQNNAVQRNGGGNRRLPWGRGRFGN
- the LOC102659628 gene encoding uncharacterized protein isoform X2 — its product is MAAKPLTTEAIALTEKKMDMTLDDIIKMSKNPKNKKQRRVPNKSQKFSNNFTQDKSAKVQRYMESRSSLRQGALAKRRSNFQGNQFPAAVEVARKAVTAPLHNRVPNRNRVANWNKTRFQVPVGQRRAANGGFAAKQPLPSPQKQQENVDIMPKQKPQTLDSLFANMKEQRMRVLSMQNNAVQRNGGGNRRLPWGRGRFGN